The segment TATCGAATTCCTAAATAGAATTCCCGCCGCTAGCTACGATAAGATAGTTTGTTTGGATAGCGCTTATTTCTTCCCAAATCGAAAGCGCTTTATGGAAGAAGCGTTTCGAATTCTCAGATCGAACGGAATTTTTGCTTCTGCGGAAATTATCCTAAACGGAGAAACGTTAAATTGGTGGAACGATGCAATTCGTAAAATCGTTTGTTCAATGGCAGGAATTCCTTCTTCAAACAGGATGACTATGGTGACTTTGAAGGATCTGTATTTTTCGATCGGTTTTCAGGAAGAATCATTCGAGTACATCGATGAGTTCGTTTTTAACGGGTTCGCGGAATTTATTCGAAAGAATGTACATTCGGAAAATTCTAGATTTCCTAGGCAAGTCGTTAAACGATATAACGACTTTGCCGACTTTCTCAGCTCGGATCGAAGACGAAAGTTTTTCCGATATGCGATCTATAGTTTGAAAAAGCGGTAGAGACCTAGGCTTTAACGATAGACGATTCGACCCAATTTTTTACGTCCAACGCCGTGGATACTCCGGCTTCCAATAACGGAATCCCGTATCGCGCGTACGAACCGCAAAGCCAGACCTTTCTTCCGGGCATCTCCTGTAGTTCTTTCAATTCCCGTATCATTTCCTTCGAGGCTAAATCGATGACCGGACGCTCGAATTTCGAACGACTCAAAATCGAATTGGGCAGAGGTTCGATCATGGGATTCCAAGTTTGGAAAACCGGTTTACCGCTCATTTCGGGCAAAACCTTATTCAGTAAAATCGTCGCGGTTGCTCTCGAACCGTCCTTGGAAAGAGCGAAGCACATCGGGGCCCAATGCTTTTTTTGTTTTGGCATAAACTTAGGATCGGAATGTGTTACGACTTCGGAGGACTCGTACTTGAACGATGAAAGCAATTCTCTTTCTCTCGCATGTTCGTCGGGCAGCATGGAAACCGCTCGATTTGCAGGAGCAGCGATCACGACTCGATCGAAATATTCTTCGTGGTTATCGAATAGCAATCGAACCTTATTTCCGTTTAATACGATTTGTTTCGGTTCGGAATTTAACAGTATTTTAGAAGCTCGTGAAG is part of the Leptospira broomii serovar Hurstbridge str. 5399 genome and harbors:
- a CDS encoding class I SAM-dependent methyltransferase; the protein is MLRHGMSLFFRRKVDAAPSTLTHLYLNGLGGTSWANLGYWKDTTDYPTACLDLALLIGEKAKLSSSDLLLDLGFGCGDQLLVWNRKFCVLPERITAINSSTEQFQFAQRMLESRNLTVDLRLESIEFLNRIPAASYDKIVCLDSAYFFPNRKRFMEEAFRILRSNGIFASAEIILNGETLNWWNDAIRKIVCSMAGIPSSNRMTMVTLKDLYFSIGFQEESFEYIDEFVFNGFAEFIRKNVHSENSRFPRQVVKRYNDFADFLSSDRRRKFFRYAIYSLKKR